In Candidatus Polarisedimenticolia bacterium, the DNA window CTGGATGTCGCGCGCCTGCGTCTCGGCGATGCGGACTTCGGCTTTCAGGCGGCCCGGCTCCGCGACGCGCGCCAGGTTCGCCCCCGGCTGCACGCGCTGGCCGACCTCGACCGGAATCAATTGCAGGACGCCTTCGACGCCGGCGCGGACCTTCAGGGCACTGAGCTGATCCTGGCGGAGCTTGTAGGCGGCGCGGAAGCGATCGACGCGCGCCTGCTGCACCGCCAGCTGGGCCTCGGCCGCCCTGGCGCTCATCTCCAGGCGCGAGTCTTCGATCTCGGAGCGTCCCTTCAGCTCCTCGGCGCGCATGCGTGAGAGTTTTTGGGTGATGTCGGCCACCAGACCGTTTTTCGCCAGCTCGTCGTCGGCCTGGGCCTGCAGCGCCGCCTGCCGGTAGTCGGACTGGACGCCCGCGGCGGCGGCGCGCTGCGTGAGAAGCGCACTTTCCAGCTGCACCTTGAGGTTGGTCGCTTCCGCCTCCGCCGCATGCAGCTCGGAGGCGGCGTCGGTGGCGGCCACCTCCAGCTCGGGGTTGCTCAGCTCGAGGATGACGGTGTCGGTCTTCACGGCGGTTCCGGGCAGGACGACCCGGCGCTCCACCCGGCCCTCGGTCACTGCCGGGATCCAGCGGATTTCCTCCGGGACCAGGGTGCCGGACCCTCGCACCTGGCGGAGCATCGGGCCGCGCTTGACGGTATCCATCCAGACGGTCCCCTTCTCGATGCTGGGGGCGGCCGGCTCCAACCGGGAGAGGCCGAAGGTTACGAGGGCGACCAGGACGGCGCCGCCGGCGCCAATCCAGATCCGGCGCTTGCGCTTGTTGGCGGCCACGGAAGTCGGGCGGGCGATATCGATGACCTGCTCCTATCTGATTTGAGATTCAGAGGACGCCTCGCCAAGGGCAAGCCGTGTGCCAGAGCCTGTCGCCGGAACTAAGTGGATGGACGCGAGGAGGTTAGAAAAGGATGAAATGCGGTTCCGGATTTCCCGGCACGTCCGGTCCCGGTATTGGCCGTCCCATTTCCGAACGGTCCTTCGGACCCGTGGTCCCGCCTCGTGGCCCCGTAGTCCGGATACCTGAACGGTCCTCCCCGCCCGTCATCCGGACTTCCGAAACGCTCCGTAGACCCGCCGATCCCGACGTTCACCCCTGCCTCCAACGCGCTCTAAGCCATTTCCGGCCGGGCAGGCTCCCGCCGCCCGACATCTGCTAGGAACGGAGCCGGACCGGCCGGAGTTCTCGGGATTGTTTGATTCAGGGTAGGAAAGACTCGGGGTCAGGAGGACTTTTGGGTGCGGCCTCGTGCGGGCTTCGCAACGGGAGACGCATCTTTGCTGGAGCTTTCCGGCTGAGGCTCCATCGAACCGTCCGGCCTTCGAGCCTTCGCACGCTTCAGCTGCGCCACGCAATCGCGGACCCGTTCCGCCATACGCACTTTCTCCTCCCAGGTGAGGTCTTTCAGCGACTTCTGCCATTCCGCCTGACGCTTCAGGAGCTCCGCAATATCAGTCATTCAGGAATTTCTCCTGGAACCGCGCCCAGGCATCGCTCAAGTCATGTCGGCGCGCCAGGAGCCCGATGGAATCCCGCGTCACGCTCTTCGATTCCAGCAATGCCAGAATTCTGGCCACATCCTTTGCCCGTCCTACACTCAGAGCGATGACGGCCAGATAATCGGCCCCAACAACCCGCAAGGGCACTCCCCCAAAGTCCGCTGTGGCCGCCTGCTCCAAGGCCTCTCTCGTGAGATTGCTGAAGGTTGGGATGAACTGGACCGGCCACGTTCCGATTCGCACCGATTCACCTTCCGCCGCATAGCCTCGCTCCGCGCAGAAGGCATAGATTGGCGACAACACATCCAGCCGATCGTCGGGCCGGATCCTGACCAGGACGTCGACGTCGAGTGTCGCGATCGGCTGCGTGTAACGCAGTTGGGCAATTGCGCCAAAGAGCGCGTAGTCGGTGATAGTCCCAGTCTGGACCATCTCTCCGAGCAGCCTGGCAATCTCTTTCATGTGCGGGAGTATAGCCGATACTCAGGCGGCGGATGATGCAGGTCAAACGCACACAGATGGCTCGATGAGAGGCTGTTCCAGGCGCAGATTTCAGTTTGCGACGCTTCCCGCCGCGGGCAAGACTGCCGGCAAACCCCATCGCTTAGCAGGGGCTTCATTAGCCCGGCCACGTAATTGATCGAACTTCGCCGGTATGACGAATTGCGCGTTCTTATCGATCCACCCACGCTTCTTCCCATCTTTCACGAGAGCTAATCCATCGCCGAAGCTGGTAGCGAGGTCGTACTCGAGGGGGATTTCCAGCTGGCCTGACTTGTCTACATAGCCCCACTTGCCCGATTTCTGGACTCGAGCCATACCGTCTGAGAAGTCGTCTGCATCCTCGAATTGTGCCGGAATGACGATTTTTCCACTGGTATTGATGAAGCCGTACTTTTCTCCGATCTTGACCCTGGCCATCCCCTCCGAAAATGGTCTCGCCACCCGGGATTCCGGCTCCATGACCCAGCGATAGCCGGGTTGAATAATGCCCCATTGGTCCCCAAACTTCACCGTGCCGATGGCGGATTTGTAGTCAATCTTCTCGGAGAATTGAGGCTCAATCAGGAACTCGCCACGACGGTCGATGTATCCCTACTTCCCGGCGACGGCCGCTCGGCCGACGTCTCCTGAGAAGCTCTTGGCAGCATCGAACTTCGGAGGTATGACCTGCTCACCTTTCCTATCGATGTAACCCCACTTCTCTCCCACTCGGACCGCGATGAGATCCTGTTCGAGGGGAGAGCTCATGATCAGGTTGCGAACTCCCTCGAGCAGCGGATTGACGTTGGATGGCAGGGGCGGACCTTGTACCGGATCGATGCCATCGAATTGCTTCGGCACCACGACTTTTCCGGTCCGGTCGATCAGACCCCATTTGCGGTTTCCCAGGACTGGATACAGAAGGCCGTTTTCTTTGCCGGCGTCTGCCGGCTTGGCGGTCTCCGCGTCCGCGGTTGGTTTCGGTTCCTCCGTTGCGCCTGTCTGACCCTCCTGGGCCACGACCAAAGTCACGGCAGACACCATGAGCAGCCATGCGAAGAAGTGTTTCATCGCCTCTCCTCTCGCAGTTCTAGGGGCGGGGCTCGGTCGGATGGTTTTCTGCGGTTCTTTCCTTGCCACGCTTGAACCCAGGGGGGAGCTGGGTCGCGTCACGCGGGACGAAAACCGTCGATGTCGCGGTCGCGGCATTTCCAGCGGCATCCACCGATCGATACACAGCGGTATAGGTCCTTCCTTCACCGCGAGGATCCCGCTCCGCACGCAGGGAGAAGGTGAAGTCAGCCGTCCCGATACTCGCTCCCTGGATGTCGAACGTCAGGTCTCCTACTCCAGGAAGGTCGTCCGGCTCGCTGCTCGTGACCGTCAGCAGGGTCACGCTGACCCCGCCACACGCATCACTGGACGAGACGTTCGCCGCAACTCCCTTCATTCTCCGGTCCACCGGCCAGAGAATCGTTCGATTGAGGGCCAGCGAAATCACCGGCAGGGTTGTGTCGACGACGCTGACTGGGATGGTCACGGCGTCGGATTCGTTCAAGCTATCGGTCACGCGCAGCGTGACGATGTGATTACCGCGTGGGAGGGTCGCGTTCAGCTGTTCCCCCTGGCCCAGTGACGACTCGCTCGGGCTACCCGCGTCCAGAATCCAATCGAACCGGACGATGGCATCGTGCGTGCCCGGGGTAGAGTCTGGATCGCCAGAGGAAGTTCCATCCAAGTGAACCGACGCACCGGCAGCGGATTCGCATTCCACCGTCGCCGCCGCCGAAACGCGTGCAGCGGGAGGATTGTTGACCAGGAGCGTCGTCTCGCCATGGTAGACGAACTCCCGCTCCACGCTCACCGGAACCGTGCTCCCATCGGTTACTACAAGCTGCATACGATAGCTTTTGCCCGTCTCGAGAGAAGCAATGTTGCCGGTCGAAGGGGGCCAGGATGAGAAAGCGACTCTCACGATGGGGGTGGGGTGAGTCGGCGTAAGCTTCAGAAAGCTTTCACCAATCTCGACGATCTTCCAGTCGAACGAGGTACCCGGGGAGGCCATTCTCCGCACGCACAGGGGAGAGCCAACCGCCATGCCGGACAGGTCCAGGAAGCTCTGGAAATCCGCCGTCGGGGAGGCACAGGTCCCAGGCGCCATCTCGAAATCGGGCATGCCATCGCCGCACCCCAGGGAGCTGTCCAGATCGAGGATTAGCGGATAGCCGACACTCTCGTTGACGAAGGCAATCCCTTCTCCCGGCACGCCGTCGGGGAGCAAGCCGTCGTCACACAAGAGACCTGAGATGGCGTCGTCTATTGTAATGAGCGCGGTCTCCGCCGGAAGGACCTCGAGCGATCCCGAAAGCGGATCGCCTTCCGGATCGCGAGCAATCGCCCTGATCCGCAGCGCATCGCCGCCCCCTGCGATGGTGGAAAGAGTCAGGATCGGCTGGCACAGGTCTCCCGAGCCATCGCCATTGGAATCCCGCTGATCCGGGTCGGCGACCCGGGGACATGTGTCGCAGGCATCGCCGTAATGATCATGATCATTGTCGGCCTGCGCAGGATCGGGGACGGACGGACAAAGATCGCACGCGTCTCCGACGCCATCGCCATCCTGGTCCGACTGCAGCGGGTTCGAGAGCAACGCGCAGTTGTCGCAGGCGTCCCCCCGTCCATCACCGTCGGCATCTTCCTGGCTCGGGTTTGTCGTCGCCGGGCAGTTGTCGGACGCAGCGCAGTGTCCGTCCTGGTCGGCATCGTTCTGAGGATCCGACGGACACGGATCGCAGGCATCGCCTACGGCGTCGCCATCCGAGTCGGTCTGGAGGGGATTGGCCTGTGCAGGGCAGTTGTCCAGCAGGCAGGTGTTCAGTGGAAACCCTGGATTCCCGGTACCGTCTCCATCGATGTCGGTGCAGGAGTCGCACGCGTCGCCTACCCCATCCCCGTCCACATCCGCCTGCGCAGGATTCGCAACCTCCCGGCAATTGTCCGGCCCGTCCGGAATGCCATCGTGGTCGAAATCGGAAAACAGCTCGACGGTCAACGGCACTTGCAGGAGTGGATGAGAGGGGTCGTTCGTCTGAATCCGGATCAGGTCGGTGTAGGTTCCCGTCAGGACGCCGCCTGTCAGGATCGTGGCCGAGACGTCCTGGGAACCTCCGGGAGGTACCGCTCCCGTTCTGGGATTCAACGCGAGGAAACCCTCTCCATGGATCCAGCGCGCGAAGCCGGTTCCCGACGAGTCGGTCAGGTAGATTCCGGCGACCGGATCGGGAAGGAAGGCCATGGGTCCGAGGCCGTTGAACGGATGGTTCACGAATCGCCATATGCCGCGGTCGATCGAATACCGGTGCAAAAGCCTCAGATTGCCTGCCGCCGGAATGAAGTATTCCCTGGTGACGGGGTCGAGCGCGCCGCCTCCCGTCGTACCGACAGTCGGCGAGCTCAGTCGAGTCCAAATGCCCGTGGAGATGTCGAAGCGCGCGACCGACGCACCGCTTCCCGCATGAGCGTAGAGAGTGCCCGCGTGATAGCGCAATCCTCCTGCGATGACGGCGAACGGCGGCGGGGGAAGGGCGACCCTTTCGTCCGTGACGGGATTCCATCGCACGAAGTTGTTGCCCATTGCGCTGTACAGGTAGGTCATGCCATCGCTTGCCGTGTTCCCGTCGAAGCCGGTGGGCTTGGCTCGCGACGACCAGGAACGGGCAGCGATGTCATAGACCCTGATGAAGGATGAATTGGAGATGTAAACCTTCCCGTTTAGCAGGGAGATTCCGCTGCAATCCCCGCTGGCCGGCAGGCTGGGAAGCGTCTCCCAGACGTCGGTATCCCCATGGTAAAGGTAGAATCCGTTCCCGTTGGAGGTATCGGCCGCATAGATGGAGAGGTGATCCGGATCCTCCGTGAGACAGCGCAGACGCGCCGGACTCGGGCTGAGGGTCCTGATTTCGCCAGGCACTCCTTGATCCATCGGAACGCTGTCCCCCGTCGAGCTCGCCGAAGAAGCCGAGTCGGGGAAAGCCGCCCACGCGCTCAGCGAGAATTGCAGATAGCTCCCGCCGGTGTTCAGGACCGTAAGGGTGCGGGTTTCAGTTTGCCCCAGGAGGACTCTCGACTGTATTGAGCCCGGCAGTACGGAAGCCACGGGAGGCGGGAAGGCCGTCCCCGACAGTGGAACGGTGACGCTCGGCTCATCGGGATCGTTTGAATCGAGGATCAGCCGTCCCAAAGCGCTCCCGGGATCAACCGGAGAGAAGAAAAGGGTGAACGGGAAGCTGCCTCCCGGCGGGACCGTCACCGGGGGCTCCAGGCCCGCCAGGGAGAACGGTCCCTCGCACCGGACTCCGGTAATCACCAGGGGCTGCCTGCCCGGATTGACCACGGATGCAGAGAGAGAGCTCGTCTGGCCCGTGAAGGCCGAAGGGAACACGGGCGAAGCCGGCACGACGTTCAGCTCGGGAGCTTCGACGACCGTGAGAGGGGCGGGTAGGATGACCAGCGGCCGCTCCGGATCGTTGCTATAGAGATCGAGCTCGGCGGGATAGGTGCCTGCCGCAAAGGTGCCCGTGTCGAAAGCTATCGGAACCGTCACCGTGCTGCCGGCCGAGACGGTGCCGCTCCATGAGCCGGCGCTCACGTAAGGGACGCCGGTGCGCAGCCGTCCCAATCCCATCGCGGAACCGCCCGGGAAGAAATAGAGGGTAGGAGCCGGGAAAGGGAGCCATGTGATGCTGCCGCTCCTGTTTCCATGAAACATAGTGATCTGGAGTCTTGTCCACCTGCCCTCGTCGATGGAGTAGGCCAGGATCTCCGGGAAGAAGGCATCTCCCCCGTAGGCGTAGTAGATGCGACCTCCTGGATCCAGCCCGGACTTTCCTGCTGAGAGAACGGGCAGGTTCGGCAGGATGGTCCAGCGATTGTTCTGAATGTCGTAACGCGCGAAGCTCGTGTCCGTGTGCGCGTAGAGAAAGCCATCCAGGTACTTCATCCCGCCGCCCTCGGTGAAAAAGTAGGGCGGCGGGGCGAGCTCGACCACTTCTCCGGTCATCCGGTTCCTGCGACGCAGCCTGGTGTTATACGTAGCGTAAATGTACGTGCCTCCGTCCCAGGCCATCGCCGCGCGATCGCCGAAGCTCTGGATAGCCTGCAGGGACCATGAATTCGAGGCGATGTCGTAGATGCCGAAGTTGACGCCGTAGGAATGTATCTTTCCATCGATGATGAGGCTGGGGCAGCCCGTGCCGAAGGGCGGGTCGGCGAGCCGCTCCCAGCGACCCGACTGCACGCGATAGCGGTAGAAGCCTTCGAAAAAGGCCTGCCCGTAGATGATGGAGTTGGCCGGGTCATCGAGGATACACGTGAAGTAGCCGGGCGCGGGAGAGAGATTCTCGAGGGTGCCCGGCGGCGACAGACCGGGAGGAATGGACCCCGGGCTTTGAGGGGGAAACGAAAGAGCCGGCGCCGGAAACCGTGTGGCCAGCGAAAAGGACAGGTCGGACCCACCGTCATTCGAGACGAGGAGATCGCGGATTCCAATATTGCCGTTATAGAACGTCGAGGCGAGCGAAGCAGGCTCGACGCGCAGACGGGGTTTCGATTGCGCCAGCGCGGAAATCGGCAAGCTGGCGACGGGGGTCCGCGGATCGTCGGATTCCACTGTCAGAGCTCCGGAAAATGTGCCGGAGGCCGTGGGAGAAAACACGATCGTCACGACCCGCGATACGCCGATCGGAATACTGTCCGGAACTCCCGAGGCGCTGAATTCCGGAGGGAGCCCGACGCCGCGAATGTGCAGGACGTCGGTTCCCCGGTTCTTGATCTGCACCGGAAGGGAAACGGGCGTACCCGGCATCGTGGCGGGAAACTCGAGGCCGGCAGGCTCCAGGCGGATTTCGGGAGCCCCCAGCACCCGCACGGTCACCGGCACTTCCAGCAGGGGACGGACTGGATCATTGCTGCGAATCTCTGCCAGGGAGGAGTAGACCCCTCCGACCATCGAAGATGAGTCGATCGAAAGCTGCACTTCCCGGGTGCCGCCCGGAGGAACTGAGCCACTGGTGACGGTCGCCCCGAGGTACGCGGGTGCGGTTCGGACCCTGTAGAACCCTGTGTTGTCCGAGCTGGGGATGATGTAGATTCCAGGATTGGCGCCGGTCAGCCACGCGATGCCGCCCTGACCCATGCCTATTGGAAGCTGCGCGCTGCTCCAGGTTCCGGTGTCGATCGAATACCAATCCAGCGTGGAGTCCGGCCACTTAGATAGCGTGTAGAAGCGGCGCGTGCCCGGATCGATGGTATATCCGTGGGCCTCGTGGGGAAGGTACGGCAAGACAGTCCATCGGTTGCCGGCGAGATCGAAGCGCAGGAAGTTCTTCGCGGATGGAGCTGCGAAGAGCTGGCCCTCGAAGTACCGCAGTCCGGATCGCATGTCGAAATTGGTCGGCGGCGTGGGAAGGGAGCTCCTGGCGCCACTGACGGGATCGAAGCGGACCACCTCCGAATACTGGGCGAGGTAGAGAAAGCGCTCACCGTCGCTGGTGATGGCGACCGCATCGTCCCCGAGGGGACTCTCCAGGATCGACCAAGTGTCGGTTCCGATGTCGTAGACGCCCATCTGCCAGTCGTCCCACGTCATCGTATAGATCTTCCCATCGAGCACCGCCGCGCCGCACCAGTACATTCTCACGGGTGCATCCGCCAGGCGGACCCAGCTGTCGTTGGCTGCCGAGTATCGCCAGAATTCCCGGTTCCCTTGCCACTGGCCATACAGCATCTGATTCTGAGAGTTCGCGACGATGCAGGTGAGCGGCACCGCGGTCGGCCGCAGCGTTTCGAAAGGTCCCGGAAGCTCGGATTGCGCCGTCGGAGTCGTCGCCGGCGCCGGTTCGGAAGCTTGCGGAGGATCTTCCAGGGCCGTCCCTGAGAGGCTCGTGGATCCGGTATCGAGAGCGCTGTCCGGTCGGAGACCGAGAGTGAAGAAGAGCGGTCCTGCTCCGGAGTTGCGGAGGACCAGCGTTCGTGTCGTGGATTCCCCGATAGGGACCTCGATCGAGATGGCAGCCGGGTCCACTTCAATCGAAGGAGCGGCTTCGGTATACACGTGACTCACGTTCGAAAGCGGTCCCGCGTTGGCGGCCTCGTCCCTGGCTTTCAGCGCGAAGTAGTAATCCGTGGAGAACTCGAGATTCGGGACTGAGAGGTGTTCCGAGGTGCCCGCCGGCGAGGGGTCCGGCGGCGTCCAGACCCGGATCGCAGCGGAGAAGTTCGCCTCGGTGATGGGTGCGGTGGAATAGCGGACCTCGTAGAGAGCTGCTGTCCCGGAAGCACCGTCATCGCCCGTCGCCGTCCAGGTGAGAGTAACCGTGGCCCCAGTGGCACTGCCGGTCAGATCCTGGATGGCGCCCGGCGGAATCACGTCGAGAGTCGAAATCGGCCGGAAGGCGTTCAGCCTGCCTCCCGTGACCAGCCTTCCCGCCAGCGATGGAATCGGATCGACCGAGCGCAAGAGGGCTTGTTTCAAACCGAGCACATCAATCGTGGGATGTGCCGCACGCACCAGGGCCGCGGCTCCGGCGACGTGCGGGGCCGCCATGGAGGTTCCGCTCAGGTATCCGTAGGCATTTCCCGGAAGAGTGCTCAGGATGGAGTAGCCCGGCGCTCCGAGATCGATGGTCGTCGGGCCATAGCTCGAAAAGGAGGCGAGACCGTCGTAATAGTCTGTGGCCGCCACCGCGACAATCGTCGGAAGATCGAAGGCGGGAGGGTAATCCGGCTCGACGTCGCTGTTGGAGGAAGCGTTGTCCGCTGCCGCGACGAAGAGCACTTCCGCGGCCCCCGCCCTTGCGATGGCGTCGTACAGGGACTGGGAGAAGTCAGGGCCGCCCCAGGAGGCATTGATAATCTTGGCCCCCATCGCCGCGGCGTAGTCAATCGCCGCGATGGCGTCTGCGTCCGTACCGTCCCCAGAGGCATTGAATGCTTTTAGCGGCATCAGGCTGACCTGCCAGCAGACTCCCGTCACACCAATACCGTTGTTCCCAGCGGCGCCAATGATTCCCGACACGTGAGTCCCGTGGCGCTGATCGTCGGAGGGATCGTTGTCGTGGTTGACGAAATCCCATCCATGGACGTCGTCGACATATCCGTTGCCGTCATCATCCAGGCCATTGCCCTCGATCTCTCCTTCGTTGGTCCAGAGGTTGTCCCGGAGATCGAGGTGGGACATATCCATGCCGCTGTCGATAACCGCCACGATGACGTCGCGACTCCCGGTGGTCAGATCCCAGGCACTCTCGGCCCGGATGTCTGCACCGGCGCGTCCTCTCTGCCCGGTATTGTTCAGGGCGTCCATTTCGGGGTAACGCGGATCGTTGGGAACGGCATCGATTCGTCGAATGTAATTCGGCTCGACGTAGCGCACGTGCGGGTTCTTCCGCAGGCGCGCGATAGCCTCTCCGGTCGTCATGCCCTTGCCAAGCTTCCAGTGCTCCGCTCCGTTCCGAAAGCGCCGAACTTTCGCGGCGGAAACTTGGGCTTTGGCGCTGGCTTGTTCGGGGAGACCTGCTCCATCTTCAAAGCGAACAATCACTTCCCCGGGAACGAAGCGTGCGCTACTCGACGACGCATGAGGTGGCGGGCCTTGGGAGGGGCCTTGAGAAGGGCTCTGGGATGCAGTCCCTGCGCTCAGGAGGATCAATAGAACGATTGGTGCGAGCAGGACCGAGCGGCCAGTTGAAGAGGTCAGCAGCACTTCAGCTCTCCGACGCCAGGCGAAATGTGAGCCGGGACCCATCAGGTCGCGAAGCATGTTCGTTTTCGCGCGCGTGGAAGGCGCAAAGCGTGTCCGCAGCGGGCGCGACCTGAATGCCTTGGCAATGGTCAATCTGATTGGCGCAGAGTCTACCATGGTCATCGACCCTCCAGAGCCAAGTGATTCTTCGAATTTGGGCCGCGGAGGCGCTCCCCATCCAGCGGTGGGAAGGAGCCGTCCGCCCACTACTCCCCAAAACGCCCCACGACCCTCGCCCCCGATCGAGTGTGATGACCCAAACGGGAGCGTGGCAAGTGTAGGAGTGGAGGCGCTGGCGATTAGTGATCGATCACGCCAACTTAGTGCTTCGACACGCCTTGCGTTTGCGTTGGGACGACGTGTCGAGGACGCGAACAGCGGTCTTCTCGGCGCGAATATTCAGACCCGGTCGCCTCAAGGGACCTTCCGGAATGTCGGACAAAGACGGTGCGTTGGAGCGCTGCCACTGAGCGGATTCGCATGAATGCTTCTGCAAGACAGGTGCCACTCGCGCGCATCGTCCCTTCTCCAAAGTGACTGATAGAGGAACCTGGAAAGTACCAACGCATGGGCTCATCAGTGGTGGGAGGAGCCGGAGGCCGATGAAGAGGCGTTCAGGACCGGCCGGCTCCTCGACGATGACGAGGACAAGGAGACCGCTTGGCACGCCGAACCGCATAATCTGCGAACCCTGGTTCCGAATCGGAAAACTTTGCGCTGGAAAGCCCCACGGATGCGCATGAACGTTCTCGGATTCTCCTGGCAGGCTGCTGTTGCTGCCAGTAAGCACGGAGCTCGGCAGATGACGAACAGCCTCGGTAGGCGGCGGGTCAGCCGGTGCGGCGGTGGGCGCGTGTCCTGATCCGGCTCCGATCAGTGCCTCGTGAATCCCG includes these proteins:
- a CDS encoding HlyD family efflux transporter periplasmic adaptor subunit, encoding MAANKRKRRIWIGAGGAVLVALVTFGLSRLEPAAPSIEKGTVWMDTVKRGPMLRQVRGSGTLVPEEIRWIPAVTEGRVERRVVLPGTAVKTDTVILELSNPELEVAATDAASELHAAEAEATNLKVQLESALLTQRAAAAGVQSDYRQAALQAQADDELAKNGLVADITQKLSRMRAEELKGRSEIEDSRLEMSARAAEAQLAVQQARVDRFRAAYKLRQDQLSALKVRAGVEGVLQLIPVEVGQRVQPGANLARVAEPGRLKAEVRIAETQARDIQIGQVASIDTRNGIIPGKVSRIDPSVQNGTVTVDVALEGALPKGARPDLTVDGTIELERLTDVLFVGRPAFGGEQSTVGLFKLEPGGSSASRVQVKMGRSSVNSVEILDGLKEGDQVILSDMSAWDAFDRVRLN
- a CDS encoding WG repeat-containing protein, whose product is MEPESRVARPFSEGMARVKIGEKYGFINTSGKIVIPAQFEDADDFSDGMARVQKSGKWGYVDKSGQLEIPLEYDLATSFGDGLALVKDGKKRGWIDKNAQFVIPAKFDQLRGRANEAPAKRWGLPAVLPAAGSVAN
- a CDS encoding WG repeat-containing protein — encoded protein: MKHFFAWLLMVSAVTLVVAQEGQTGATEEPKPTADAETAKPADAGKENGLLYPVLGNRKWGLIDRTGKVVVPKQFDGIDPVQGPPLPSNVNPLLEGVRNLIMSSPLEQDLIAVRVGEKWGYIDRKGEQVIPPKFDAAKSFSGDVGRAAVAGK
- a CDS encoding S8 family serine peptidase; the protein is MTTGEAIARLRKNPHVRYVEPNYIRRIDAVPNDPRYPEMDALNNTGQRGRAGADIRAESAWDLTTGSRDVIVAVIDSGMDMSHLDLRDNLWTNEGEIEGNGLDDDGNGYVDDVHGWDFVNHDNDPSDDQRHGTHVSGIIGAAGNNGIGVTGVCWQVSLMPLKAFNASGDGTDADAIAAIDYAAAMGAKIINASWGGPDFSQSLYDAIARAGAAEVLFVAAADNASSNSDVEPDYPPAFDLPTIVAVAATDYYDGLASFSSYGPTTIDLGAPGYSILSTLPGNAYGYLSGTSMAAPHVAGAAALVRAAHPTIDVLGLKQALLRSVDPIPSLAGRLVTGGRLNAFRPISTLDVIPPGAIQDLTGSATGATVTLTWTATGDDGASGTAALYEVRYSTAPITEANFSAAIRVWTPPDPSPAGTSEHLSVPNLEFSTDYYFALKARDEAANAGPLSNVSHVYTEAAPSIEVDPAAISIEVPIGESTTRTLVLRNSGAGPLFFTLGLRPDSALDTGSTSLSGTALEDPPQASEPAPATTPTAQSELPGPFETLRPTAVPLTCIVANSQNQMLYGQWQGNREFWRYSAANDSWVRLADAPVRMYWCGAAVLDGKIYTMTWDDWQMGVYDIGTDTWSILESPLGDDAVAITSDGERFLYLAQYSEVVRFDPVSGARSSLPTPPTNFDMRSGLRYFEGQLFAAPSAKNFLRFDLAGNRWTVLPYLPHEAHGYTIDPGTRRFYTLSKWPDSTLDWYSIDTGTWSSAQLPIGMGQGGIAWLTGANPGIYIIPSSDNTGFYRVRTAPAYLGATVTSGSVPPGGTREVQLSIDSSSMVGGVYSSLAEIRSNDPVRPLLEVPVTVRVLGAPEIRLEPAGLEFPATMPGTPVSLPVQIKNRGTDVLHIRGVGLPPEFSASGVPDSIPIGVSRVVTIVFSPTASGTFSGALTVESDDPRTPVASLPISALAQSKPRLRVEPASLASTFYNGNIGIRDLLVSNDGGSDLSFSLATRFPAPALSFPPQSPGSIPPGLSPPGTLENLSPAPGYFTCILDDPANSIIYGQAFFEGFYRYRVQSGRWERLADPPFGTGCPSLIIDGKIHSYGVNFGIYDIASNSWSLQAIQSFGDRAAMAWDGGTYIYATYNTRLRRRNRMTGEVVELAPPPYFFTEGGGMKYLDGFLYAHTDTSFARYDIQNNRWTILPNLPVLSAGKSGLDPGGRIYYAYGGDAFFPEILAYSIDEGRWTRLQITMFHGNRSGSITWLPFPAPTLYFFPGGSAMGLGRLRTGVPYVSAGSWSGTVSAGSTVTVPIAFDTGTFAAGTYPAELDLYSNDPERPLVILPAPLTVVEAPELNVVPASPVFPSAFTGQTSSLSASVVNPGRQPLVITGVRCEGPFSLAGLEPPVTVPPGGSFPFTLFFSPVDPGSALGRLILDSNDPDEPSVTVPLSGTAFPPPVASVLPGSIQSRVLLGQTETRTLTVLNTGGSYLQFSLSAWAAFPDSASSASSTGDSVPMDQGVPGEIRTLSPSPARLRCLTEDPDHLSIYAADTSNGNGFYLYHGDTDVWETLPSLPASGDCSGISLLNGKVYISNSSFIRVYDIAARSWSSRAKPTGFDGNTASDGMTYLYSAMGNNFVRWNPVTDERVALPPPPFAVIAGGLRYHAGTLYAHAGSGASVARFDISTGIWTRLSSPTVGTTGGGALDPVTREYFIPAAGNLRLLHRYSIDRGIWRFVNHPFNGLGPMAFLPDPVAGIYLTDSSGTGFARWIHGEGFLALNPRTGAVPPGGSQDVSATILTGGVLTGTYTDLIRIQTNDPSHPLLQVPLTVELFSDFDHDGIPDGPDNCREVANPAQADVDGDGVGDACDSCTDIDGDGTGNPGFPLNTCLLDNCPAQANPLQTDSDGDAVGDACDPCPSDPQNDADQDGHCAASDNCPATTNPSQEDADGDGRGDACDNCALLSNPLQSDQDGDGVGDACDLCPSVPDPAQADNDHDHYGDACDTCPRVADPDQRDSNGDGSGDLCQPILTLSTIAGGGDALRIRAIARDPEGDPLSGSLEVLPAETALITIDDAISGLLCDDGLLPDGVPGEGIAFVNESVGYPLILDLDSSLGCGDGMPDFEMAPGTCASPTADFQSFLDLSGMAVGSPLCVRRMASPGTSFDWKIVEIGESFLKLTPTHPTPIVRVAFSSWPPSTGNIASLETGKSYRMQLVVTDGSTVPVSVEREFVYHGETTLLVNNPPAARVSAAATVECESAAGASVHLDGTSSGDPDSTPGTHDAIVRFDWILDAGSPSESSLGQGEQLNATLPRGNHIVTLRVTDSLNESDAVTIPVSVVDTTLPVISLALNRTILWPVDRRMKGVAANVSSSDACGGVSVTLLTVTSSEPDDLPGVGDLTFDIQGASIGTADFTFSLRAERDPRGEGRTYTAVYRSVDAAGNAATATSTVFVPRDATQLPPGFKRGKERTAENHPTEPRP